One genomic segment of Vibrio sp. SCSIO 43136 includes these proteins:
- the recC gene encoding exodeoxyribonuclease V subunit gamma, producing the protein MFTVYHSNQVDLLKSLLVELIRIEPISHPFKSEQILVQSPGMSQWLKMALAEEFGVAANIDFPLPATFIWDMFTKVLPDVPKRSAFNKEAMTWKLMTLLPQHLEQPLFSPLKRYLDNDTDSSKLYQLAEKVADIFDGYLVYRPEWIAAWERGEDVAELEEEQPWQPILWRELYEQTLELKQSHYHRANMYQDFIAHLDKFEQGDMQLPERLFVFGISSLPPRYMDALKALGEHIDVHLMFTNPCRYYWGEVRDRKYLAKVAARSRQHVEWKQGELSYQGETPQLKGSMEENLHLQEVGNGLLASMGKLGRDNLYLLSQLEAQEVEAFVDVDNSTLLGQIQSDILNLTEHQDDDKLTDSLHKQVVAENDSSLQLHVCHSAMREVEVLHDNLLAMFEKDPTLKPRDVIVMVADINAYSPAIQAVFGNAPGERYIPFSISDRSATQESPLLNAFLQLLALPQSRCEASELLELLEVPAISAHFGFDNHQFELAKTWIEQMGVRWGLDDTTSGSFDLPTLGQNTWLFGVRRALLGYAMPEQAGLFADGAGAIAPFDEVQGMDAELAGKLAHYVSTLIEYRQRLDKTQAITLWRDVLYCMLDDFFAPDLQDELALKHIRDAISHLDEQLEDARFDQAISPSVIRSYLDDRLSGSRVSQRFLAGQVNFCTLMPMRSIPFNLVCLLGMNDDAYPRSVPPEGFDLMVGRTRAGDRSRRDDDRYLFLEALLSAQQSLYISYVGRSIQDNSERIPSVLVTELMEYCAQNYCYQQDQGLDVDRSGQALVTSLTHHHAMMPFSPSAFTGAQPSYAREWLPVANREGKASDDFNHALEDAFWDVTPPYTLELAELQRFWRLPVQYFFNRRLKVFFSVPKAALESEEPFTLGGLTSYQLKNELLQAKLAEPNNPDVATTYFDGQKAQGRLPVGAFGELEFRSVSKQVDDLFSTINALIYTPQEDVEVALAIEVEGEVWNLSGWLKQIYQSGMLRYRVGSIRSQDILAAWIDHLCLAATGEAKKTHLIGYAKKEGVVHYQFAPMPKEEATLRLAELLRLYRLGLTQPLAYFPKTVLAGLSECVKQGKWLDDKQESAHKKMAAAFEDGFFVGEGSDTYIQRIWPQWDQSLSDEVWKTAGLVMQAAMLALEEQE; encoded by the coding sequence GTGTTTACTGTATATCACTCCAATCAAGTTGACCTACTCAAGTCGTTGCTGGTGGAACTAATCCGCATCGAGCCGATTTCTCATCCTTTTAAATCTGAGCAAATACTGGTGCAAAGTCCGGGTATGTCTCAGTGGTTAAAAATGGCGCTGGCTGAAGAGTTCGGTGTGGCGGCAAATATCGACTTCCCCCTACCTGCGACCTTTATATGGGACATGTTCACCAAAGTCTTGCCAGATGTTCCCAAGCGCAGTGCTTTCAATAAAGAAGCCATGACATGGAAGCTGATGACGCTATTGCCACAGCACCTAGAGCAGCCGCTATTTTCTCCACTCAAACGCTATTTGGACAATGATACTGATAGCAGCAAACTTTATCAGTTGGCAGAAAAAGTGGCCGATATCTTCGATGGCTATCTAGTGTATCGACCAGAGTGGATTGCTGCATGGGAGCGAGGAGAAGATGTCGCTGAGCTAGAAGAGGAGCAGCCTTGGCAGCCAATTCTATGGCGGGAACTTTATGAGCAGACATTAGAACTTAAGCAGTCGCACTACCATCGTGCCAACATGTATCAAGACTTTATTGCCCACCTTGATAAGTTTGAACAAGGTGATATGCAGCTGCCTGAACGTCTGTTTGTGTTTGGTATTTCTTCATTGCCGCCAAGGTATATGGACGCTTTAAAAGCATTAGGTGAGCACATCGATGTGCATTTGATGTTTACTAACCCTTGCCGGTATTACTGGGGTGAAGTGCGAGACCGTAAGTATCTAGCGAAAGTCGCCGCACGTTCACGCCAGCATGTGGAGTGGAAGCAAGGAGAGCTTAGCTATCAGGGGGAAACGCCACAGCTTAAAGGTTCAATGGAAGAAAACCTGCACCTGCAAGAAGTCGGCAATGGGCTTCTGGCTTCAATGGGAAAACTAGGGCGAGATAACCTTTATCTGCTTTCCCAGCTAGAAGCGCAAGAAGTCGAAGCGTTTGTCGACGTGGATAATTCGACTCTGTTGGGGCAGATCCAAAGTGATATCTTGAACCTGACCGAGCATCAAGATGATGACAAGCTCACAGATAGCTTGCACAAACAAGTGGTAGCGGAAAATGACAGCTCGCTGCAACTGCATGTCTGTCATAGTGCCATGCGTGAGGTTGAGGTGTTGCACGACAACCTGCTGGCAATGTTTGAAAAAGACCCGACTCTCAAACCCCGAGATGTGATTGTGATGGTGGCGGACATCAATGCATACAGCCCAGCCATCCAAGCCGTATTTGGTAATGCACCGGGCGAGCGCTACATTCCATTTTCTATCTCAGACCGTAGCGCCACTCAAGAAAGCCCACTGTTGAATGCATTTCTTCAGTTATTGGCATTGCCGCAAAGCCGTTGTGAGGCATCAGAGCTGCTTGAGCTACTCGAAGTTCCTGCGATCTCTGCTCATTTTGGTTTTGATAATCATCAGTTTGAATTGGCCAAAACTTGGATTGAGCAAATGGGCGTTCGTTGGGGGTTAGATGATACTACTTCTGGCTCGTTTGATTTGCCGACCTTGGGTCAAAACACTTGGCTGTTTGGTGTGCGTCGAGCGCTGCTGGGCTACGCCATGCCTGAGCAAGCCGGTTTGTTTGCTGATGGAGCAGGGGCCATTGCGCCTTTCGATGAAGTACAGGGTATGGACGCAGAGCTTGCAGGCAAGCTTGCCCACTATGTAAGTACCTTAATTGAATACCGTCAGAGACTGGATAAAACCCAAGCAATCACTTTGTGGCGAGATGTGCTTTACTGCATGTTAGATGATTTCTTTGCCCCAGATTTGCAAGATGAACTGGCGCTAAAACACATTCGTGATGCAATAAGCCATTTGGATGAGCAGTTGGAAGATGCTCGTTTTGATCAAGCGATAAGTCCGAGTGTGATCCGTAGTTACCTTGATGATAGGCTCTCTGGCAGTCGAGTCAGTCAGCGTTTTCTCGCTGGGCAAGTCAACTTCTGTACCCTGATGCCAATGCGTTCGATTCCTTTTAATCTGGTCTGTTTACTTGGGATGAATGATGACGCTTATCCTCGCAGCGTACCGCCAGAAGGGTTCGATTTGATGGTCGGTCGCACTCGAGCAGGGGATAGGTCGCGCCGTGACGATGACCGCTATCTGTTCCTAGAGGCTTTACTTTCAGCTCAACAGTCACTGTATATCAGTTATGTCGGTCGTTCGATTCAAGACAATAGCGAGCGTATTCCTTCGGTATTGGTCACCGAGCTTATGGAGTATTGCGCTCAGAACTACTGTTACCAACAAGATCAAGGTTTGGATGTGGATCGCTCAGGTCAAGCCTTGGTGACCAGTTTGACTCATCATCACGCCATGATGCCGTTCAGTCCAAGTGCATTTACTGGTGCGCAACCGAGTTACGCACGCGAATGGCTGCCTGTAGCTAATCGAGAAGGTAAAGCCAGTGACGATTTTAACCATGCACTAGAAGATGCATTTTGGGATGTCACACCACCCTACACACTAGAGCTGGCAGAGCTTCAGCGTTTTTGGCGTTTGCCTGTGCAGTATTTCTTTAATCGTCGACTTAAGGTCTTTTTCTCTGTACCGAAAGCGGCGCTGGAAAGTGAAGAGCCGTTTACTCTAGGCGGATTGACCAGCTATCAGCTCAAGAACGAGCTGCTGCAAGCAAAATTGGCAGAGCCAAATAATCCAGACGTTGCAACCACATACTTTGATGGCCAAAAAGCTCAAGGACGCTTACCCGTAGGTGCTTTTGGAGAGCTTGAGTTTCGCTCAGTAAGCAAACAGGTAGATGACCTATTTAGTACCATCAATGCACTGATTTACACTCCTCAAGAGGACGTTGAGGTGGCACTAGCAATTGAGGTTGAAGGAGAAGTTTGGAACCTCAGCGGTTGGTTAAAGCAGATCTATCAATCAGGCATGTTGCGCTATCGTGTGGGTAGTATTCGTTCTCAAGACATACTGGCGGCGTGGATTGATCACCTGTGCTTGGCGGCGACAGGCGAGGCTAAAAAAACGCATTTGATTGGCTACGCTAAAAAAGAAGGTGTGGTGCATTATCAATTTGCACCAATGCCAAAAGAAGAAGCCACCCTTCGACTTGCCGAATTGCTGAGACTCTATCGTTTAGGTTTGACCCAGCCGTTGGCTTACTTCCCTAAAACCGTATTGGCGGGATTGAGCGAATGCGTAAAACAGGGTAAGTGGTTAGATGACAAACAAGAGTCAGCACACAAAAAAATGGCGGCTGCGTTTGAAGACGGCTTTTTTGTTGGAGAAGGTAGCGATACATATATCCAACGCATTTGGCCACAATGGGATCAAAGCTTGTCAGATGAGGTTTGGAAAACAGCTGGATTGGTCATGCAGGCCGCTATGTTAGCGCTTGAAGAGCAAGAGTAG
- a CDS encoding LysR substrate-binding domain-containing protein: MAASLKQLTVFVTIARERTITAAAEKLFLTKAAVSMALSELEKQLDQSLFDRVNNRLVLNSQGKKLLPLADEPLHRSDDISSLFNSNQPLTGALHLGASDTIGNQVVPFLLQDFRLDCGHTNQALFISNSAQICQKLLDYELDVGFIEGKTHHPELIATPWFDDTMCVIAAASHPLANQEALTTSSLEHSDWILRESGSGSREFFLQRIAPRIDTWHEAFELNTTEAIINAASAGLGLACLSMRSARWAIEDGRVVALNLPLDMQRRFWLLHHKERYQSPLMAQFLKFCAAWQGEY; the protein is encoded by the coding sequence ATGGCGGCTTCGCTTAAACAACTGACCGTGTTTGTCACGATTGCTCGTGAAAGAACCATTACCGCAGCAGCAGAAAAGCTGTTTTTGACCAAAGCAGCAGTGAGCATGGCACTCTCCGAGCTTGAAAAGCAGCTCGACCAATCCCTGTTTGATCGGGTCAATAATCGTTTGGTGCTCAACAGCCAAGGTAAAAAGCTGCTGCCGTTGGCCGACGAGCCCTTGCATCGCTCAGACGATATCTCCAGCTTGTTTAACAGCAACCAACCCTTAACCGGGGCGCTGCACTTGGGTGCCAGTGATACTATTGGCAATCAGGTGGTGCCTTTTTTGCTGCAAGATTTTCGTCTCGATTGTGGGCACACCAATCAGGCACTGTTTATCTCTAACAGTGCCCAAATTTGCCAAAAGCTACTCGACTATGAGTTAGATGTGGGCTTCATCGAGGGCAAAACCCATCACCCAGAACTGATCGCCACCCCTTGGTTTGATGACACCATGTGTGTGATTGCCGCCGCAAGCCACCCACTCGCCAATCAAGAAGCGCTCACCACCAGCTCGTTGGAACACTCCGATTGGATATTACGCGAGTCAGGCTCAGGCAGCCGGGAGTTTTTCTTGCAAAGAATCGCCCCCAGAATAGACACTTGGCATGAAGCCTTTGAGCTGAATACCACAGAAGCGATCATTAATGCCGCAAGCGCTGGCTTGGGACTTGCCTGCTTATCAATGCGCTCGGCGCGCTGGGCAATTGAAGATGGTCGAGTGGTCGCCCTAAACTTGCCACTCGATATGCAAAGAAGGTTTTGGCTCTTACATCATAAAGAGCGTTATCAAAGCCCTTTGATGGCGCAGTTCTTGAAGTTCTGTGCCGCTTGGCAAGGTGAATACTAG
- a CDS encoding YaiI/YqxD family protein, whose protein sequence is MKIYVDADACPVAIREMIVRAAHRTQTDTLFVANQFLRLAPSPYVKMQQVQSGFDVADNEIVQKVEAGDLVITSDIPLASEVIDKGALALSSRGELFTTENIKSRLNMRDFLETMRSSGVQTGGPAPLGQADKQNFANQLDRWLAKKR, encoded by the coding sequence ATGAAAATCTACGTAGACGCTGATGCTTGCCCTGTGGCTATTCGTGAAATGATTGTGCGTGCGGCGCACCGTACTCAAACAGACACCTTGTTTGTGGCCAACCAGTTTTTGCGTTTAGCTCCGTCGCCTTATGTAAAGATGCAGCAAGTGCAAAGTGGCTTTGATGTGGCAGATAATGAGATTGTTCAGAAAGTGGAAGCAGGGGATCTGGTGATCACCAGTGATATTCCACTGGCCTCTGAAGTGATTGATAAAGGTGCACTGGCATTGAGTTCACGTGGGGAGTTGTTCACCACTGAGAATATTAAATCTCGTCTTAATATGCGCGACTTTTTAGAGACGATGCGCAGCAGTGGTGTACAAACAGGAGGACCAGCGCCTTTAGGTCAAGCAGATAAACAAAACTTTGCTAACCAACTTGACCGTTGGCTGGCGAAAAAACGCTAG
- a CDS encoding YebG family protein — MAVIVKYVVERNGEEKMTFTSKAEADAYDKMLDMADELFTLLGESELIEDESKQEELSLYLAKHKEDVLYALGAKKRKAPAKPKAVADVAQEDEASEDAA; from the coding sequence ATGGCTGTTATCGTCAAGTACGTGGTGGAGCGCAATGGAGAAGAAAAGATGACTTTTACCTCTAAGGCTGAAGCCGACGCTTATGACAAAATGTTGGATATGGCCGATGAGCTATTTACCCTGTTGGGTGAGAGTGAGCTTATCGAAGATGAATCCAAGCAAGAAGAGCTATCGCTTTACTTAGCAAAACATAAAGAAGACGTACTATACGCACTAGGTGCGAAGAAACGTAAAGCGCCAGCAAAGCCTAAAGCGGTTGCTGATGTTGCTCAAGAAGATGAAGCAAGCGAAGACGCTGCATAA
- the dapD gene encoding 2,3,4,5-tetrahydropyridine-2,6-dicarboxylate N-succinyltransferase, giving the protein MAHFSLAFGSATKNRDGKIIEAFFPAPVLNPSDALVSALAEVAGYESGNQAIEIEASQAQALAAAFEANDQAVNATFAAKAANSDQPLVLVILESDAKPESVAEGFLKLQLISHRLVKPHGTVLDGIFGLLHNIAWTNQGPIDLPELPERQMEARLAGETLSVDCVDKFPKMVDYVVPTGTRIADTSRVRLGAHVGEGTTVMHEGFINFNAGTTGVSMVEGRISAGVVVGNGSDIGGGASIMGTLSGGGTVVVSIGENSLLGANAGLGFPMGDRCTIESGLYVTAGSKVQMLDSQGKAVEVVKARDLAGVPDLLFRRNSTTGQIECLTNKTAVELNSELHSNN; this is encoded by the coding sequence ATGGCACACTTTTCTTTGGCGTTTGGTAGCGCGACTAAAAACCGTGATGGCAAGATCATCGAAGCATTCTTCCCTGCACCAGTGCTTAACCCAAGTGATGCACTAGTATCAGCTCTGGCTGAAGTAGCGGGCTACGAAAGTGGTAACCAAGCGATTGAAATTGAAGCATCTCAAGCTCAAGCGTTAGCAGCGGCTTTCGAAGCTAATGACCAAGCGGTCAACGCAACTTTTGCAGCAAAAGCTGCAAACTCAGATCAGCCTCTTGTGTTAGTTATCCTTGAGTCAGATGCAAAGCCTGAGTCAGTGGCAGAGGGTTTCCTTAAGCTACAACTTATCTCTCATCGTCTAGTCAAGCCACACGGCACAGTACTAGACGGTATCTTCGGCCTTCTGCACAACATCGCATGGACAAACCAAGGGCCTATCGATCTACCAGAACTGCCTGAGCGTCAAATGGAAGCTCGTCTAGCTGGTGAAACCCTAAGCGTAGATTGTGTTGATAAGTTCCCTAAAATGGTGGATTACGTTGTCCCAACTGGCACTCGTATTGCGGATACTTCTCGCGTACGTCTTGGTGCGCACGTGGGTGAAGGTACTACCGTAATGCACGAAGGTTTCATTAACTTCAACGCTGGTACTACTGGTGTGAGCATGGTTGAAGGCCGTATTTCTGCAGGTGTTGTGGTTGGTAACGGCTCAGACATCGGTGGTGGTGCATCTATCATGGGCACTCTATCTGGTGGCGGTACTGTGGTTGTTTCTATCGGTGAGAACTCACTGCTTGGCGCAAACGCAGGTCTTGGTTTCCCAATGGGCGACCGTTGTACTATCGAATCGGGTCTATACGTAACCGCTGGCTCAAAAGTACAAATGCTAGATAGCCAAGGTAAAGCTGTCGAAGTAGTTAAAGCACGTGACCTAGCTGGCGTACCAGACCTACTATTCCGTCGTAACTCAACAACAGGCCAAATTGAGTGTCTAACCAATAAGACGGCGGTTGAGCTAAATAGTGAGCTGCATAGCAATAACTAA
- a CDS encoding phosphatase PAP2 family protein has protein sequence MQALKKVFYRDRWLYLLSVSIVLLDGLLLWVTNNWEYFEISWYIDLFPKATLVTLLIVVIGQLIYLVGIRHPSPLGFYWRQLKSLLKHWPECVNFILLSIAFSWTFSAYTSVKSAIPSILPYSMDPIFVQLDKWLHFGLSPWQISHDLFSTAYATGVINLLYQIWFAVIWLFLVGSMALVIKPKLRQSALLGFIAVWFINGTLFALPLSSVGPVFYNHIYPPLEEFSSLMNQLEEHHQWLIDSGSSLKVWSLNVQDKLWTAYSTQTNMTGQGISAMPSMHVSTTFLITLALWSFNRWAGAMGILFTLSILVGSVHLGWHYAIDGYLSLITTYCIWNLIGKLSKNQVL, from the coding sequence ATGCAAGCACTGAAAAAAGTCTTCTACCGTGATAGGTGGTTATACCTATTATCTGTGAGCATCGTACTGCTAGATGGATTACTACTGTGGGTAACAAATAACTGGGAATATTTCGAAATTTCTTGGTACATAGACCTATTTCCCAAAGCGACACTCGTGACTTTACTTATTGTAGTCATTGGGCAACTTATCTACCTGGTAGGTATTCGCCACCCCAGTCCGTTAGGCTTTTATTGGCGGCAACTTAAGAGTCTACTTAAACACTGGCCTGAGTGCGTAAACTTCATATTGTTAAGTATTGCTTTCTCTTGGACTTTTTCAGCTTATACCTCAGTAAAGTCAGCGATTCCATCGATACTCCCTTATTCGATGGATCCAATTTTCGTCCAACTCGATAAGTGGCTACATTTTGGCTTGTCGCCATGGCAAATATCTCATGACCTGTTTTCAACCGCATATGCAACTGGAGTTATCAATCTACTCTATCAGATCTGGTTTGCGGTAATTTGGTTATTCTTAGTTGGCTCTATGGCACTAGTCATAAAACCTAAATTGAGGCAAAGCGCCCTACTTGGGTTCATCGCCGTTTGGTTTATTAATGGGACTTTATTTGCATTACCACTGTCATCAGTTGGGCCTGTTTTCTACAACCACATTTACCCACCGCTGGAAGAGTTTTCGAGCTTGATGAACCAGCTTGAAGAACATCATCAATGGCTGATAGATAGTGGTAGTTCACTAAAAGTTTGGTCCCTTAACGTACAAGACAAATTATGGACAGCTTACTCTACTCAAACCAATATGACCGGGCAGGGCATATCAGCAATGCCCAGTATGCACGTATCAACTACCTTCTTAATAACTTTAGCTTTGTGGTCATTTAACCGCTGGGCAGGTGCTATGGGGATACTATTTACCTTATCAATCTTAGTAGGCTCGGTGCATCTTGGGTGGCATTATGCCATTGATGGCTACCTCAGCTTAATAACCACTTACTGCATTTGGAATTTGATTGGAAAACTAAGCAAAAACCAAGTCCTGTAA
- a CDS encoding DsbA family oxidoreductase has translation MAKPIVELDFIADVTCPWCYVSYLNLARAIEVLDDKLDITLTWQPFELSVDLPESGVPLPLFLDKRYGLTPEQITAQFEQLSQLALSANGEINFDSSSMIYNTRKAHILLLWAIESGLQHALKVALFEAYFSHGENIEDHDVLKRCCKKVGLPGDDVESVLSSEEWNKKVEDQELQWLSLGVHAVPALVVNQQHLISGSQTKEIFIEALQDLVFA, from the coding sequence ATGGCTAAACCGATTGTAGAGCTGGATTTTATCGCAGACGTGACATGCCCTTGGTGTTATGTCAGTTACCTGAATTTGGCCCGAGCCATAGAGGTCTTAGATGACAAGCTGGATATCACTCTGACGTGGCAGCCGTTTGAGCTTAGTGTTGATCTTCCTGAGTCAGGCGTTCCGTTACCTTTGTTTCTTGATAAGCGCTATGGTTTAACCCCAGAACAGATCACTGCACAGTTTGAGCAGTTGAGTCAGCTTGCGTTGTCAGCCAACGGAGAAATCAACTTTGATTCATCCTCAATGATTTACAACACCCGAAAGGCTCATATATTGCTTCTGTGGGCGATTGAGAGTGGTTTACAGCATGCGCTGAAGGTTGCTCTGTTTGAAGCCTATTTCAGCCATGGTGAGAATATCGAAGATCATGATGTATTAAAACGTTGCTGTAAAAAAGTTGGCTTACCTGGTGATGATGTAGAAAGCGTCTTAAGCAGTGAAGAGTGGAATAAAAAAGTAGAAGACCAAGAGCTACAATGGCTATCACTAGGTGTGCATGCGGTACCTGCACTAGTGGTTAACCAGCAGCACTTGATTAGTGGAAGCCAGACTAAAGAAATATTCATTGAAGCTTTACAGGACTTGGTTTTTGCTTAG
- a CDS encoding LysR family transcriptional regulator → MAAFDRSWKSVDLNLMVSFIALYETQSVTEAAQRMFVSQSAMSHSLAKLRNLLGDPLFERRGHKMLPTERATQLAPIAKQILTQIENNFLTHQHFEPEHYQGVCRIGLTDYAEFIFGPKIFDSITEQAPQCQIAFINVNRTNYVIRAESDKLDVIIGSFSDLDSKFQYHHLYTEQHVCLFDPNRISVKTPLSLDDYLRYPHALVSPNGQLSSPVDKILEEQGHTRQARVAAGNFLTVGRLLADRAMLAVVPSRMAKLVDYNSQLENCLPPIEVPDFDISLVWSKHADSNEKNLWLRKTIMQCCR, encoded by the coding sequence ATGGCGGCGTTTGATCGATCTTGGAAATCGGTAGATCTAAATTTGATGGTGAGCTTTATTGCTTTGTATGAAACACAAAGTGTTACGGAAGCTGCGCAGAGAATGTTTGTCAGTCAAAGTGCGATGAGTCATTCACTGGCAAAACTTAGAAACTTATTGGGTGACCCACTTTTTGAGAGAAGAGGGCACAAAATGTTACCGACAGAGCGAGCGACTCAGCTCGCTCCAATTGCAAAGCAAATCCTGACGCAAATTGAAAATAATTTTCTTACTCATCAGCATTTTGAGCCTGAACATTATCAAGGGGTTTGTCGAATTGGTTTGACAGACTATGCGGAGTTCATTTTTGGACCAAAGATATTTGATAGCATCACTGAACAGGCTCCTCAGTGCCAGATCGCATTCATTAATGTCAATCGCACTAACTATGTCATTAGAGCTGAGAGTGACAAGTTAGACGTGATTATCGGGAGTTTTTCTGATCTAGACAGCAAGTTTCAGTACCATCACCTTTACACCGAGCAGCACGTTTGTTTGTTTGATCCTAATCGAATTAGTGTAAAAACTCCCCTTAGCCTTGATGATTATTTGCGATATCCACATGCTTTGGTGAGTCCAAATGGTCAGCTCAGCTCACCAGTAGATAAGATCCTAGAGGAACAAGGGCACACTCGGCAGGCAAGAGTTGCTGCTGGTAACTTTCTTACTGTTGGACGCTTACTGGCTGATAGAGCGATGTTAGCGGTGGTGCCGAGTCGTATGGCAAAGTTAGTGGATTATAACTCTCAGCTGGAAAACTGCCTTCCTCCGATTGAAGTGCCGGATTTTGATATCAGTTTGGTATGGTCGAAACACGCAGACTCAAACGAAAAGAACCTCTGGCTACGAAAGACGATTATGCAGTGTTGTAGGTGA
- the chrA gene encoding chromate efflux transporter translates to MWSIFRIFFGLGWVSFGGPAAHIGYFRREFVEQRQWLSDDEYAQLVALSQFLPGPGSSQVGFAVGYQKGGLGGAIAAFLGFTLPSIILMLVLAILSSQITDTALFQNIIHGLKLLAVVVVADAIWGMYKNFCKTELRVGLCFATAGALLIFPSLFMQMAVLIIAALVGFKLLPSEPIQQESPVKISWRPLGLFLILLLILPLFSTAIPSLQLFSDFYQAGSLVFGGGHVVLPLLQNIVGDQLSSDQFLTGYAAAQAVPGPMFTFATYIGYHLMPQAPFWGALIATVGVFVPGFLLVLAVLKNWQVLAGKPKLAGAIAGVNAAVVGLLIAALYNPVFTSAVSSGLDIALILGGFYLLKQRKVSIIILVGFFIISGVLMSLF, encoded by the coding sequence ATGTGGTCAATATTTAGAATATTTTTCGGGTTGGGTTGGGTGAGCTTTGGCGGGCCGGCTGCGCATATCGGTTACTTTCGTCGAGAGTTTGTAGAGCAGCGCCAATGGCTAAGTGATGACGAATACGCTCAACTGGTCGCATTGAGTCAGTTCCTACCTGGCCCAGGCTCAAGTCAGGTCGGTTTTGCGGTGGGTTACCAAAAAGGTGGGCTTGGTGGCGCAATCGCCGCTTTCTTAGGGTTTACCTTGCCTTCTATTATTTTAATGTTGGTTCTCGCTATTCTCAGCAGCCAAATCACCGATACCGCCTTGTTTCAAAACATCATTCACGGGTTAAAATTGCTCGCTGTAGTCGTGGTTGCCGACGCGATTTGGGGGATGTATAAGAACTTTTGCAAAACGGAGCTTCGTGTAGGCTTGTGCTTTGCTACAGCGGGGGCACTGCTTATCTTCCCTAGCTTATTTATGCAAATGGCCGTGTTAATTATTGCGGCACTAGTGGGCTTCAAGCTCTTACCATCTGAGCCAATACAACAAGAATCTCCGGTAAAGATATCTTGGCGTCCATTAGGATTATTTCTGATCCTGTTATTGATCTTGCCTCTATTTTCGACTGCGATTCCGAGCCTGCAACTGTTTAGTGACTTTTACCAAGCGGGCAGTCTCGTCTTTGGTGGCGGCCATGTCGTCCTACCACTGCTGCAAAACATCGTGGGTGATCAACTCTCTTCTGATCAATTCCTAACGGGTTATGCCGCAGCGCAGGCAGTGCCAGGCCCAATGTTCACTTTTGCCACCTATATTGGCTATCACCTCATGCCGCAAGCCCCTTTTTGGGGAGCACTTATAGCCACTGTTGGTGTCTTTGTTCCAGGCTTCTTATTAGTTTTGGCAGTTTTGAAAAACTGGCAAGTACTCGCAGGCAAACCAAAGCTTGCTGGTGCCATAGCAGGTGTCAATGCAGCTGTTGTTGGCTTACTTATTGCGGCACTTTATAACCCGGTGTTCACCAGCGCTGTCAGTTCGGGGCTTGATATTGCATTGATCCTTGGAGGTTTTTACCTACTAAAACAACGAAAAGTCTCCATCATAATATTGGTTGGGTTCTTCATCATTTCTGGTGTACTAATGAGCTTATTCTGA